A genomic window from Polaribacter gangjinensis includes:
- a CDS encoding bifunctional folylpolyglutamate synthase/dihydrofolate synthase, with protein sequence MNYQETLQWMFAQLPMFQRVGESAFKKDLTNTLAFSKELGFPEKKFKSIHVGGTNGKGSTSHMLASILQEAGYKVGLYTSPHLKNFTERIRINGKEIPKRKVTAFINKNKDFLEKQQLSFFEMTVGMAFDYFANEKVDIAVIEVGLGGRLDSTNIITPLVSVITNIGYDHMQFLGETLPEIAGEKAGIIKEGVPVIIGEYQAEVASVFNTKAAEKNTSIHFASEDTTNYTTDLLGDYQKSNTKTAVAAIKKLQGFHISEKNILDGLQKVVQNTQLKGRWQILQQHPTVICDTAHNKEGLQLAMNQLMRQDYQKLHIVLGVVADKKLADVFPFFPKNAQYYFCKPNIPRGLSAIILQQQAAEFGLQGKTFTSVAKALKSALKSANQQDIIYVGGSTFVVAEVV encoded by the coding sequence ATGAATTATCAGGAAACCTTACAGTGGATGTTTGCCCAATTGCCCATGTTTCAAAGAGTGGGAGAGAGTGCTTTTAAAAAAGACCTCACGAATACCTTAGCGTTTTCAAAAGAATTGGGTTTTCCAGAGAAAAAATTCAAATCCATTCACGTAGGTGGCACTAATGGCAAAGGCTCTACCAGTCATATGTTGGCATCTATTTTACAAGAAGCAGGGTACAAGGTAGGTTTGTATACCTCTCCACATTTAAAGAATTTTACAGAACGCATTCGCATCAATGGTAAGGAAATTCCGAAAAGAAAGGTAACTGCTTTCATCAATAAAAACAAAGATTTTTTAGAAAAGCAACAGCTCTCTTTTTTTGAAATGACGGTAGGCATGGCATTTGATTATTTTGCCAATGAAAAGGTTGATATTGCTGTCATAGAAGTAGGTTTGGGCGGACGATTAGATTCCACAAATATCATAACCCCTTTAGTATCCGTAATCACAAATATTGGATACGATCACATGCAGTTTTTAGGCGAAACCTTGCCCGAAATTGCAGGAGAAAAAGCAGGGATTATCAAAGAAGGTGTTCCTGTAATTATTGGAGAATACCAAGCAGAAGTTGCGTCTGTTTTTAATACAAAAGCTGCTGAAAAAAATACGAGCATACATTTCGCATCAGAAGACACCACCAATTACACAACCGATTTGTTGGGGGATTATCAAAAATCGAATACCAAAACGGCGGTGGCTGCCATTAAAAAATTGCAGGGTTTTCATATTTCAGAAAAAAATATACTAGACGGATTACAAAAAGTGGTACAAAATACCCAACTCAAAGGGCGATGGCAAATTTTACAACAACATCCAACGGTAATTTGTGATACTGCGCACAACAAAGAAGGATTGCAATTGGCTATGAATCAACTCATGCGACAAGACTATCAAAAACTGCATATAGTATTAGGGGTGGTTGCTGATAAAAAACTTGCGGATGTATTTCCCTTTTTCCCTAAGAATGCGCAATATTATTTTTGCAAACCCAACATCCCAAGAGGACTTTCTGCAATCATTTTGCAACAACAAGCCGCCGAATTTGGTTTGCAAGGAAAAACTTTTACATCTGTAGCGAAGGCATTGAAAAGTGCCTTAAAATCTGCAAATCAGCAAGATATCATTTATGTGGGTGGCAGTACATTTGTTGTGGCAGAAGTAGTGTAA
- a CDS encoding ATP-binding protein: MIKITNFPKYLITRQHYINKVLPFIGKNIIKVFTGQRRVGKSYLLFQLIQQINTEQKNATILYINKEDLVFSAIKTANDLNDYVKKHQSKTGKTYVFIDEIQDIADFNSALRSLLLDETLDIYCTGSNANMLSQDIAGNLSGRFIEITVYSLSYTEFLVFHSLEDTQETLEKFLKFGGLPYLKHLPLEEIIAFEYLKNIYSTIVYRDIINRFAIRNTVFLEQLVLFLSSNIGSIFSIKKISDFLKSQKTNMPPNQVQLYVQHLSDAFLLHRVPRYDIVGKRLFEVGEKYYFENLGIRNALWGYRLEDRGKIIENVVYNQLLFLGYQVQVGVIGSHEVDFVASKGGEKWYLQVALTINDLKTIEREFGNLMRIKDNFRKTVITLDRYQGASYQGIEVIDLRSFLKV; this comes from the coding sequence ATGATTAAAATAACTAACTTCCCCAAATACCTAATTACAAGGCAACATTACATCAATAAGGTATTGCCATTCATAGGAAAAAACATTATTAAGGTATTTACAGGTCAACGTAGAGTAGGTAAAAGTTACCTGCTATTTCAATTGATACAACAAATCAATACTGAACAAAAAAATGCGACCATCCTATACATCAATAAAGAAGATTTAGTATTTTCAGCAATTAAAACGGCGAATGATTTAAATGATTATGTAAAAAAGCATCAATCTAAAACAGGTAAAACTTATGTATTTATAGATGAAATTCAAGATATTGCAGACTTTAACAGCGCATTACGTTCGTTATTGCTCGATGAAACTTTAGATATCTATTGTACAGGAAGCAACGCTAATATGTTGTCTCAAGACATTGCCGGAAATTTAAGCGGACGATTTATAGAGATCACTGTGTATAGTTTGTCTTATACCGAATTTTTAGTGTTTCATTCCCTCGAGGATACACAAGAAACCCTAGAAAAATTTCTAAAATTCGGAGGGTTACCTTATTTAAAGCATTTGCCACTAGAGGAAATAATTGCTTTTGAATACTTAAAAAATATCTATAGTACCATTGTTTACAGAGATATTATCAATCGATTTGCCATCAGAAACACAGTCTTTTTAGAGCAGTTAGTACTTTTTTTAAGCAGTAATATTGGGAGTATATTTTCGATAAAAAAAATCAGTGATTTTTTAAAATCGCAAAAAACAAACATGCCTCCTAATCAAGTCCAGTTATATGTACAGCACCTTTCCGATGCTTTTTTACTGCATAGAGTTCCTCGTTACGACATTGTTGGAAAACGATTATTTGAAGTAGGTGAAAAATATTATTTTGAAAATTTGGGCATACGAAATGCCCTTTGGGGGTATCGTTTAGAAGATCGTGGGAAAATCATAGAAAATGTTGTTTATAATCAACTCCTATTTTTAGGATATCAAGTACAAGTCGGTGTAATAGGTTCTCATGAAGTTGATTTTGTAGCTTCTAAAGGAGGTGAAAAATGGTATCTGCAAGTAGCACTTACTATCAATGATCTCAAAACAATAGAGAGAGAATTTGGAAATCTCATGAGGATTAAAGACAATTTCAGAAAAACAGTCATCACACTCGATAGGTATCAGGGAGCTTCATACCAAGGCATTGAAGTTATTGATTTGAGGAGTTTTTTAAAAGTTTAA
- the rfbA gene encoding glucose-1-phosphate thymidylyltransferase RfbA, with the protein MKGIILAGGSGTRLYPLTKATSKQLLPIYDKPMIYYPLSVLMLAGIREVLIISTPTDLPRFKELLGTGEDLGMRFEYVVQPSPDGLAQAFILGEDFIGDDAVCLVLGDNIFYGHGLVDLLREAKKNVEKNGKATVFGYYVQDPERYGVVDFDEAGNAISIDEKPRVPKSNYAVIGLYFYPNSVVQIAKNVTPSQRGELEITTVNQTYLAQHNLQVALMGRGYAWLDTGTHESLLEASNFIQTIEHRQGLKVACIEEIAYTMGYITKEKLLAHAAPLAKNAYGQYLLQIAAKKIR; encoded by the coding sequence ATGAAAGGAATCATTTTAGCAGGAGGCTCAGGAACGCGCTTATACCCTTTAACAAAAGCAACTTCCAAACAATTATTGCCCATCTATGACAAACCTATGATTTATTATCCCTTATCGGTATTGATGTTGGCGGGAATTCGTGAGGTATTGATCATTTCAACACCTACTGATTTGCCTCGATTTAAAGAATTATTAGGTACTGGTGAGGATTTAGGAATGCGTTTTGAATATGTGGTACAACCTTCACCTGATGGATTGGCACAAGCTTTTATATTAGGCGAAGATTTTATAGGAGACGATGCTGTTTGTTTGGTTTTGGGAGACAATATTTTTTATGGACATGGATTGGTTGATTTGTTGCGAGAAGCAAAGAAAAATGTTGAGAAAAATGGCAAAGCCACTGTTTTTGGGTATTATGTACAAGACCCAGAAAGGTATGGGGTAGTGGATTTTGATGAAGCAGGAAACGCCATAAGTATTGATGAAAAACCTAGGGTGCCTAAAAGTAACTATGCAGTGATAGGATTGTATTTTTATCCAAATTCTGTAGTACAAATTGCCAAAAATGTAACCCCTTCTCAAAGAGGAGAATTGGAAATAACCACCGTTAATCAAACCTATTTAGCTCAACACAATTTGCAAGTGGCACTGATGGGTAGGGGGTATGCCTGGTTAGACACGGGTACGCACGAATCCTTATTAGAGGCATCCAATTTTATTCAAACCATAGAGCATAGACAAGGGTTAAAAGTGGCTTGTATTGAAGAAATTGCCTACACTATGGGCTATATTACCAAAGAGAAGCTATTAGCGCATGCAGCGCCTTTGGCTAAGAATGCCTATGGTCAATACCTTTTGCAAATAGCTGCTAAAAAAATACGATGA
- a CDS encoding Gfo/Idh/MocA family oxidoreductase: MKNFAIIGAAGYIAPRHLQAIKETQNTVLAALDKFDSVGIMDSYFPNADFFTEFERFDRHIEKLKRNGILLDYVSICTPNYLHDAHIRMALRSGADAICEKPLVLNPWNVDALQDIENETGNKINTILQLRLHPSIIALKERVQNNPTQTKYEVDLTYITSRGKWYDISWKGDESKSGGIATNIGVHFYDMLTWIFGEVQDNKVHLRAPHKAAGYLEFEKARVRWFLSIDENDLPTHIQEKKQRTYRSITVNGEEIEFSNGFTDLHTVSYQEILKGNGFGLNEAKSSVAIVHAIRNQAITSLGEKHGFLHV, from the coding sequence ATGAAAAACTTCGCAATCATAGGTGCTGCAGGATACATAGCCCCCAGACATTTACAGGCCATCAAAGAAACCCAAAATACCGTATTAGCGGCGCTTGATAAATTTGATAGTGTGGGTATTATGGACAGCTATTTTCCGAATGCCGATTTCTTTACCGAGTTTGAACGCTTTGACCGTCACATCGAAAAGCTCAAAAGAAATGGTATTTTACTTGATTATGTAAGTATTTGTACACCCAATTATTTGCACGATGCCCATATCCGAATGGCGTTGCGCAGTGGTGCTGATGCCATCTGCGAAAAACCGTTGGTACTAAATCCTTGGAATGTAGATGCGCTGCAAGACATCGAAAACGAAACTGGAAATAAAATCAATACCATTCTGCAATTGCGCCTGCATCCTAGCATCATTGCTTTGAAAGAGCGGGTACAAAACAACCCCACTCAAACCAAATACGAAGTAGATTTAACCTACATTACCTCTCGCGGAAAATGGTACGATATTTCTTGGAAAGGCGATGAAAGCAAATCAGGAGGCATTGCCACCAATATTGGGGTGCATTTCTACGACATGCTAACCTGGATATTTGGGGAAGTACAAGACAATAAGGTACACCTTAGAGCCCCTCACAAAGCAGCTGGGTATTTAGAATTTGAAAAAGCACGTGTTCGCTGGTTTTTGTCTATTGATGAAAACGATTTGCCCACCCACATTCAAGAAAAAAAGCAACGTACCTATCGCTCTATCACTGTTAATGGCGAAGAAATAGAGTTTAGCAATGGCTTTACCGATTTGCACACGGTAAGTTATCAAGAAATCTTAAAAGGCAATGGCTTTGGTCTAAACGAAGCCAAGAGCTCAGTTGCCATTGTACATGCCATCCGAAATCAAGCCATCACTTCGTTGGGGGAGAAGCATGGGTTTTTGCACGTTTAA
- a CDS encoding energy transducer TonB, with product MAFLTTQHQRKSAVITAILVIALLFVVFNFGMRYFDPPQEYGLAINFGDSNVGFGEPIEEAEQNPTTNETTDKVQEEVTETTKEDVKEDIISDETSKEVMVVDKNETKKEPVKEVVKKEVQKEEPKKPSKEAQDALNSLLNNNTTDGKQKGEGDDTKIGVKGTDKGDPNSNKYYGNNNSDGGNYNLSGRKALSKPIEKPDCQEEGTVVVQIEVDKNGKVINAIPGVKGSTNTKPCLLKPAKEAALKTTWNADSNAPIKQVGTIIYVFTLSK from the coding sequence ATGGCATTTTTAACAACCCAACATCAACGAAAATCAGCAGTCATCACCGCAATTTTGGTGATCGCCTTGCTTTTTGTAGTGTTTAATTTTGGCATGCGTTATTTTGACCCCCCACAAGAATATGGGTTGGCGATTAATTTTGGCGATAGCAACGTAGGTTTTGGAGAGCCTATTGAAGAGGCGGAACAAAATCCTACAACAAATGAAACCACTGATAAAGTTCAGGAGGAGGTTACAGAAACAACTAAAGAGGATGTAAAAGAGGACATCATTTCAGATGAAACTTCAAAAGAAGTGATGGTGGTTGATAAAAACGAAACCAAAAAAGAACCTGTAAAAGAGGTAGTTAAAAAGGAAGTGCAAAAAGAAGAGCCAAAAAAACCATCCAAAGAAGCACAAGATGCTCTCAATAGCTTGTTGAACAACAATACCACAGATGGCAAGCAAAAAGGTGAAGGAGATGATACCAAAATCGGAGTAAAAGGAACTGATAAAGGCGACCCCAATTCCAATAAATATTATGGAAATAACAATTCTGATGGAGGAAATTATAATTTGTCTGGCAGAAAAGCCTTGTCAAAACCCATAGAAAAACCCGATTGTCAGGAAGAAGGAACTGTAGTGGTGCAAATTGAAGTAGATAAAAACGGAAAAGTAATCAATGCGATTCCAGGGGTAAAAGGGTCTACCAATACAAAGCCTTGCTTATTAAAACCAGCCAAAGAGGCTGCTTTAAAGACTACTTGGAATGCAGACAGCAATGCGCCCATCAAACAAGTAGGTACGATTATTTACGTATTTACCTTGTCTAAATAA
- the rfbC gene encoding dTDP-4-dehydrorhamnose 3,5-epimerase, protein MNFIRTNIHDLVIIEPTVHYDERGYLSETFRQDQLEKFLGFKVNFCQDNESKSNYGVLRGLHYQSIPFPQTKLVRVLQGKVLDVAVDARKGSPTFGHHVAVELSSENRRQLFVPKGFAHGFVALSETATLAYKVDNYFKPQCDTGIAFDDPFLGIDWKLPAAELILSQKDKNQVPFLEVTHFDVNSYLYDEL, encoded by the coding sequence ATGAATTTTATACGTACTAACATTCACGATCTGGTTATTATTGAACCAACGGTACATTATGACGAAAGAGGGTATTTGTCGGAAACTTTTAGGCAAGATCAATTGGAAAAATTCCTAGGGTTTAAAGTGAATTTTTGCCAAGATAACGAATCTAAATCCAATTACGGAGTGCTCAGAGGGTTGCATTATCAAAGCATCCCTTTTCCGCAAACCAAGTTGGTTCGGGTATTGCAAGGAAAAGTATTGGATGTCGCCGTAGATGCACGAAAGGGGTCACCCACTTTTGGACACCATGTAGCGGTAGAGCTCTCTAGTGAAAACAGGAGACAGCTATTTGTGCCTAAGGGGTTTGCACACGGATTTGTAGCACTCAGTGAAACGGCAACGCTTGCCTACAAAGTAGATAATTACTTTAAGCCGCAATGTGATACAGGTATTGCTTTTGATGATCCTTTTTTAGGAATCGACTGGAAATTACCTGCTGCGGAGTTGATACTTTCTCAAAAAGATAAAAACCAAGTGCCATTTTTAGAGGTAACTCATTTTGATGTCAATTCTTATTTGTATGATGAGCTCTGA
- a CDS encoding MotA/TolQ/ExbB proton channel family protein has translation MNSFFQDNLQEITEPISKEKTLSIYELIVSGGLGGQIIIGILFVLLIVALYIYFERFFAIKAASKEDKNFMNQIKEAILKGKLEAARDLCKSKNTPTARLIDKGISRIGKPLDDINTAIETAGKLEIYQLEKNVSVLATISGAAPMIGFLGTVIGMILAIHEIANAGGQIDIKMLSDGLYTAMTTTVAGLIVGIIAYVTYNHLVVRTNKVVYQMEAKSVEFLDLLNEPV, from the coding sequence ATGAACTCATTTTTTCAAGATAACTTACAAGAAATCACTGAACCTATTTCCAAAGAGAAAACACTTTCTATCTACGAGCTTATTGTAAGTGGCGGTTTGGGCGGACAAATCATTATTGGTATTCTTTTCGTTTTATTAATAGTGGCATTATACATTTATTTCGAACGCTTTTTTGCCATCAAAGCAGCATCCAAAGAAGATAAAAACTTCATGAATCAAATCAAAGAAGCCATTCTAAAAGGAAAATTAGAAGCTGCTAGAGATTTGTGCAAAAGCAAAAATACGCCTACAGCGCGCTTGATTGACAAAGGAATTTCGAGAATTGGAAAACCTCTAGATGATATCAATACCGCTATTGAAACAGCTGGTAAATTAGAGATTTACCAATTAGAAAAAAATGTAAGTGTATTGGCCACCATTTCTGGAGCAGCTCCGATGATCGGATTTTTAGGAACCGTAATTGGTATGATTCTTGCCATTCATGAAATTGCCAATGCAGGTGGACAAATAGACATCAAAATGCTTTCTGACGGATTGTATACAGCCATGACTACCACAGTTGCAGGTTTGATAGTCGGTATTATTGCCTATGTGACCTACAATCACCTGGTCGTAAGAACCAATAAAGTGGTGTATCAAATGGAAGCAAAATCAGTAGAGTTTTTAGATTTATTGAATGAACCAGTTTGA
- the rfbB gene encoding dTDP-glucose 4,6-dehydratase — MMKILITGGAGFIGSHVVRLFVQKYPNYQIFNLDALTYAGNLENIKDIESAHNYTFIKGDIVDEVFVVNLFKKYQFDAVIHLAAESHVDRSITDPLAFAKTNILGTMNLLNAFKVIWKDNWQHKLFYHISTDEVFGALGETGLFTETTPYAPNSPYSASKASSDHFVRAYGETYNLPYVISNCSNNYGPNQFPEKLIPLFINNIVHNKSLPVYGDGKYTRDWLYVIDHANAIDTIFHKGKIRETYNIGGFNEWQNIDLIKLLCQQMDEKLGSGKGTSEQLITYVKDRPGHDLRYAIDATKLSQELGWKPSVTFQEGLSKTIDWYLANQAWLHNIINGAYQHYYQKQYNQEV, encoded by the coding sequence ATGATGAAAATACTAATTACAGGAGGCGCAGGATTTATAGGCTCTCATGTAGTCCGATTGTTTGTACAAAAGTATCCCAATTATCAAATTTTTAATTTGGATGCATTGACCTATGCAGGCAATTTAGAAAACATCAAAGACATTGAAAGTGCCCACAATTATACTTTTATCAAAGGAGATATTGTAGATGAGGTGTTTGTTGTAAACTTATTTAAAAAATACCAATTTGATGCAGTAATTCATTTGGCAGCAGAATCGCATGTAGATCGCTCCATTACTGATCCCTTAGCATTTGCAAAAACAAACATTCTAGGGACAATGAATTTGTTAAACGCATTCAAAGTAATCTGGAAGGACAATTGGCAACATAAGCTTTTTTATCACATCAGTACTGATGAGGTGTTTGGTGCTTTAGGTGAAACTGGGCTGTTTACGGAGACTACTCCTTATGCCCCTAATTCTCCTTATTCAGCGAGCAAAGCAAGTTCCGATCATTTTGTGAGGGCTTACGGAGAAACATACAATTTACCGTATGTTATTAGTAACTGTTCTAATAATTACGGACCTAATCAATTTCCTGAAAAACTCATTCCATTATTCATCAATAACATCGTCCATAACAAATCGTTGCCTGTGTATGGTGATGGCAAATATACCCGAGATTGGTTGTATGTGATAGATCATGCCAATGCTATTGATACTATTTTTCATAAAGGAAAAATCAGAGAAACCTACAATATTGGCGGATTCAATGAATGGCAAAACATCGATTTAATAAAATTATTATGCCAACAAATGGATGAAAAGTTAGGCAGCGGAAAAGGAACAAGCGAACAATTGATTACTTATGTAAAAGATCGACCAGGGCACGACTTACGCTATGCCATAGACGCCACCAAATTGAGTCAAGAATTGGGATGGAAACCCTCGGTTACCTTCCAAGAAGGACTTTCAAAGACGATTGATTGGTATTTGGCAAATCAAGCATGGTTACATAATATCATCAACGGAGCATATCAACATTATTACCAAAAACAATATAATCAGGAAGTATGA
- a CDS encoding ExbD/TolR family protein, which produces MNLRGRNKIDPSFSMSSMTDIVFLLLIFFMLTSTLVTVNAIDVLLPKAGGKTENNASVAVSISSDALFYIDKTNVLETELETEILKSVGADKKKTIIIRGDKEVAYENVMKVIDIANKNKLKMILAVKAQ; this is translated from the coding sequence ATGAACTTAAGAGGTAGAAATAAAATAGATCCTTCTTTCAGCATGTCGTCCATGACAGATATTGTTTTTCTATTGTTGATCTTTTTCATGCTAACATCAACGCTAGTTACGGTAAATGCGATTGATGTGTTGCTCCCAAAAGCGGGTGGAAAAACTGAAAACAATGCGTCTGTGGCTGTATCCATTTCAAGTGATGCCTTGTTTTATATCGACAAAACGAATGTGTTAGAAACAGAGTTAGAAACCGAAATTCTAAAAAGTGTAGGGGCAGATAAAAAGAAAACCATCATCATCCGTGGTGACAAAGAGGTAGCCTATGAAAATGTGATGAAAGTCATTGATATCGCCAATAAAAACAAGCTAAAAATGATTTTAGCAGTAAAAGCACAATAA
- a CDS encoding nucleotide sugar dehydrogenase, with amino-acid sequence MSTVKIAIIGLGYVGLPLARLFATQYPVVGYDIKKKRINELKNGEDTTLEVASDLLQAVLTSDPKAAKGLYISHDEEALKECNHYIVTVPTSVDKNNQPVLEPLISASKKIAKYLKKGDIVIYESTVYPGATEEDCIPVLEKESGFTFNKDFFVGYSPERISPGDKVKTVENILKVTSGSTPEIAQKVDKLYKSVLTTGTHLAPSIKVAEAAKIIENCQRDINIAFVNELAKIFSLMNINTSDVLEAAGTKWNFLPFKPGLVGGHCIGVDPFYLAQKAQQFGYYPEIILSGRRVNDSMGTHVASEVIKLMIDKELKVKGAKVLILGFTFKENCPDIRNTKVIDMVLALQSFGTKTAVYDPWAKRKEVKQEYGLDLTKELYSHKYDAIVLAVSHDEFKTIDLDKLKKKKAVVYDIKDFLDEKDKSL; translated from the coding sequence ATGAGTACTGTAAAAATAGCAATCATCGGATTAGGGTATGTAGGTTTGCCACTAGCACGACTCTTTGCAACCCAATATCCGGTTGTTGGATATGACATCAAAAAGAAGCGCATCAACGAGCTGAAAAACGGAGAAGATACTACCCTTGAAGTGGCCAGTGATTTATTACAAGCCGTATTGACATCCGACCCAAAAGCGGCCAAAGGCTTATACATTTCTCATGATGAAGAGGCGTTGAAAGAGTGCAATCATTATATTGTAACCGTTCCGACTTCGGTAGATAAAAACAACCAACCTGTTTTAGAGCCCTTGATATCGGCAAGTAAAAAGATTGCCAAGTATCTGAAAAAAGGAGACATTGTCATCTACGAATCTACGGTGTATCCGGGGGCAACAGAAGAAGACTGCATTCCCGTTTTAGAAAAAGAATCGGGCTTTACATTCAATAAAGACTTTTTTGTAGGCTATTCCCCAGAACGCATCAGTCCTGGAGATAAGGTAAAAACCGTAGAAAACATCTTGAAAGTAACTTCAGGTTCTACCCCCGAAATTGCTCAGAAAGTTGATAAGTTATACAAATCTGTCCTCACCACAGGTACTCATTTGGCACCTTCGATCAAAGTTGCGGAAGCAGCTAAAATCATTGAAAATTGCCAACGAGATATCAACATTGCCTTTGTGAATGAGTTGGCTAAAATATTCAGTTTGATGAACATCAATACTTCGGATGTTTTGGAAGCGGCAGGTACCAAATGGAATTTCTTACCGTTCAAACCAGGATTGGTAGGTGGGCATTGCATTGGGGTAGATCCATTTTATTTGGCACAAAAAGCCCAGCAATTTGGGTATTATCCTGAGATTATTTTATCTGGCAGAAGGGTCAATGACAGCATGGGAACACACGTGGCATCTGAAGTGATTAAATTGATGATCGACAAAGAGCTCAAAGTAAAAGGGGCAAAAGTGCTCATTTTAGGGTTTACCTTTAAAGAGAATTGTCCGGATATCCGCAATACCAAAGTGATTGATATGGTGTTGGCATTGCAAAGTTTCGGAACAAAAACTGCGGTATATGACCCGTGGGCAAAACGAAAAGAGGTCAAACAAGAATACGGATTGGACTTAACCAAAGAATTGTACTCTCATAAATACGATGCCATTGTATTGGCAGTGTCACACGATGAATTCAAAACTATTGATTTGGATAAGTTGAAAAAGAAAAAGGCTGTGGTGTATGATATCAAAGATTTTTTGGATGAAAAGGATAAGAGTCTTTAG
- the nhaD gene encoding sodium:proton antiporter NhaD, producing MESLIIGVFVIGYLAITLEHNLKLDKLIPALIMMAICWAIVSLGIDSFSTWFDTNNHRIVDGFGALLHDEKVHLVEETLLHHLGKTAEILVFLLGAMTIVEIIDYFDGFSTIKNYVGFKSKKKLLWMFAGLAFLLSSIIDNLTATIVLISILQKIVKSREERIWFAGLIIIAANAGGAWSPIGDVTTTMLWIANKVSAAKLIQYLFIPSLLCILVPVFIASFMPAFKGEIQFDKNDIDKPKNSYSGVMLAIGLGAIVFVPFFKTITHLPPYVGMMLSLGVVATFAEIFSRRKISLTDYNTKGESNQHASHGPVHYSLSKIEMPSILFFLGILMTVAALESLGILFHFASSLKETVPMLGTEFHGTGVSDLVVMLIGVGSAVIDNVPLVAASLGMFSEPLDNELWHFIAFAAGTGGSMLIIGSAAGVVAMGMEKIDFFWYLKNIGWLAMIGFVVGSASFMITRLLF from the coding sequence ATGGAGTCTCTAATTATTGGAGTATTTGTAATTGGCTATTTGGCAATTACGCTCGAGCACAATTTAAAATTAGACAAACTAATTCCGGCATTAATCATGATGGCTATCTGCTGGGCTATAGTTTCGCTAGGTATTGACTCTTTTTCTACGTGGTTTGACACCAACAATCATCGTATTGTGGATGGTTTTGGAGCATTATTGCACGACGAAAAAGTGCATTTGGTAGAAGAGACCTTGTTGCATCATTTAGGAAAAACAGCCGAAATTTTAGTGTTTTTATTGGGTGCTATGACTATTGTTGAAATCATCGATTATTTTGATGGATTTTCAACCATCAAAAATTATGTGGGCTTTAAAAGTAAAAAGAAATTACTGTGGATGTTTGCTGGATTGGCGTTCTTATTATCATCAATTATTGATAACCTAACTGCCACCATTGTCTTGATTTCTATCTTACAAAAAATTGTAAAAAGCAGGGAGGAACGTATTTGGTTTGCAGGACTCATTATTATTGCCGCAAATGCAGGAGGAGCTTGGTCTCCTATTGGCGATGTTACAACGACTATGTTGTGGATTGCCAATAAAGTAAGTGCAGCAAAACTGATTCAATATTTATTCATTCCATCTCTATTATGCATTCTTGTTCCTGTATTTATCGCCTCTTTTATGCCCGCATTTAAAGGTGAAATACAATTTGATAAAAATGATATAGACAAGCCCAAAAACAGCTATAGTGGCGTTATGCTTGCAATAGGTTTGGGAGCCATTGTTTTTGTGCCCTTTTTTAAAACCATTACCCATTTACCTCCGTATGTGGGAATGATGTTGTCTTTGGGAGTTGTAGCGACCTTTGCTGAAATTTTTAGTAGACGAAAAATTTCGTTAACAGATTATAATACGAAAGGGGAATCTAACCAACATGCATCTCATGGTCCTGTTCATTACTCATTATCAAAAATTGAAATGCCCAGTATTTTATTTTTCTTAGGGATTTTAATGACGGTTGCCGCTTTAGAATCATTGGGAATTTTATTTCATTTTGCCAGCAGTCTCAAAGAAACAGTTCCTATGTTGGGCACTGAATTTCATGGTACTGGAGTTTCTGATTTGGTGGTGATGTTGATTGGAGTTGGTTCAGCAGTTATTGATAACGTACCTTTGGTAGCCGCTAGTTTAGGAATGTTTTCTGAACCTTTAGACAATGAATTGTGGCATTTCATTGCCTTTGCTGCAGGCACAGGAGGAAGTATGTTGATCATTGGTTCAGCTGCAGGAGTCGTTGCTATGGGAATGGAAAAAATAGACTTTTTCTGGTATTTGAAAAACATAGGCTGGTTAGCCATGATCGGATTTGTAGTAGGGTCAGCTTCTTTTATGATTACGAGACTATTGTTTTAA